One genomic region from Daphnia magna isolate NIES linkage group LG10, ASM2063170v1.1, whole genome shotgun sequence encodes:
- the LOC123476980 gene encoding cuticle protein 18.6-like, with the protein MQFLILAAVVAIASANTGYPAPSYPAPGYPAPAYKPESYPPQPYSFAWEVNDAPSYNNYAHSESSDGKVTTGSYRVALPDGRTQIVTYKADSYGYVADVKYEGQAKYPEYKPASSYPAPAYKAPSYPAPAYPAPAYPAPAYPAPAYPAPAYKAPAKY; encoded by the exons ATGCAG TTCCTTATCCTCGCCGCCGTCGTTGCCATCGCCTCTGCCAACACCGGATACCCGGCTCCATCTTATCCAGCCCCCGGGTACCCTGCCCCAGCGTACAAACCCGAATCTTAC CCACCACAGCCGTACAGCTTTGCTTGGGAAGTGAATGATGCCCCATCATACAACAACTACGCCCATTCCGAGAGCAGCGATGGCAAGGTGACTACCGGATCTTACCGTGTTGCCCTGCCCGATGGCCGCACTCAGATTGTAACCTACAAGGCTGACAGTTATGGTTACGTCGCTGATGTCAAATACGAGGGACAGGCCAAATACCCCGAATACAAACCAGCTTCTTCTTATCCTGCCCCAGCTTACAAAGCTCCATCTTATCCAGCGCCTGCCTACCCTGCTCCTGCCTACCCTGCCCCTGCCTACCCTGCCCCTGCCTACCCTGCCCCTGCCTACAAGGCTCCAGCTAAATACTAA
- the LOC116931601 gene encoding pro-resilin codes for MKLIILVALIAFAAADNAYKTGKTYEDPVVTYPPRPYSFGYDVKDKDSYADFVHSESSDAKVTTGSYRVELPDGRTQIVSYRADDGGYTADVKYEGEAQYPEYKEPEAPAASYRAPVAKTQNY; via the exons ATGaag cTCATCATCTTAGTTGCTCTGATCGCCTTCGCAGCTGCTGACAACGCCTACAAAACTGGCAAAACATACGAAGACCCGGTTGTAACATAC CCGCCAAGACCTTACAGCTTTGGTTATGACGTCAAAGATAAGGATTCCTACGCTGATTTTGTCCACTCGGAGAGCAGCGACGCCAAGGTGACCACCGGTTCTTACCGTGTCGAGCTCCCAGACGGACGCACACAAATCGTTTCGTACAGGGCCGATGATGGTGGATACACTGCCGATGTTAAATACGAAGGCGAAGCTCAGTATCCTGAATACAAGGAGCCTGAGGCTCCAGCTGCTTCTTACCGGGCTCCAGTTGCAAAAACCCAGAATTACTAG
- the LOC123477135 gene encoding proteoglycan 4-like, with product MCKCIKASSHALEMQQLSKTTTGYNHHVVRRLTVSDGFILLLDRHFIHRRLYFLLAGQASSEGGNIYNSNPVQYSHSQPINYHYTQPQPHYGSQQSYNNPAGYHPAQQQHGANQYSEQYLVTAIKTDPAPPVVHYQPPAYKPESPFNGQSYIIEPSYVLKPFRPETTYHAQNYRPHNPAPAVYQPTYHAPAYPAYQAPAYPAPVYPAPAYQQQAYPAPAYQNPAQSSVYLVYSTPLLAGYSTQTASSGIVTSIVPSATQAYTASIAPETISSSPIEPNAVVESKASEPSVQWSDKQSDANALGQKSAANQGIGKESAENEESGSTTQESIPKSYNNKEDQNSLESPNPPFYPIPANHTSKAVWKIPKTGNSYGTTQDSSAESIQDAGDKSDGINQFNQKSTTYSNGAEIEESSRSSLAYNVNKDGAENKESSEITTVDRVTEISVQGKLTKYEGQTQQNSVISSRETSDDNIETGVVELVSQVSLQYEKPKSGSSVYYEQGPSIAVQDVNQTNGESKELVRDQPITETGAQEKEQNGENNSEEAEREATPVTNTNYGDSQPSKSLYYVGTNEEKSDVAKETVEQKEVSQYGQSSINPQKLVKTEEDEADESNETTEISVSKTNYFANQLNPQEPAVKTEGNNSAPAAALVDEDNSDEGPSIVTSAVTIQPAVPAYQIPYYPPRPAVPKIFRPKEESEEVELPIAGFGEKIKAFTKFAIAVQKSNLQTQPNPVTGKYDSSSTPSVSNTIKEVSQKQPESTKETSAENYETNATDKAINAQPAIEYPTEGPTFHASLFYKKPVPQENDSSGSDLTQPSTNIVLPQEEIQTELPYITEPLFYAQATEKLLASQLASTANVQVAEQDVENVDLVKEDYVPVKSTEPNYSVRIVAEKISRDQPVQVVNALNVYSPPTVDTVPVTEISSVTEPVSIIQMPVLAQDPMEKTSFYATQRIYTASVDIPGNDYVTTPKPTSSVQDQNPYVTSTYAYIEEAGLSAEYQKEIAAAQNEAEPFASNDDRIPNEAQSQTEVPDVSQEEISLPVVSPVPNTPSGDALTKAQSAEDVSSEVTSLPVTELAYLEVTYEAETVTTKAKPSEEVSSELAYAPVTQSTYYQEEIQTVSYDAESTPKTQSAEDVSSEVTDAPVTEPAYQEKPELPWYEAPVVTTVKAQSAEDVSAEVINPVTDSNDQDEATDLPDIAWTRYKTPAVNQNDVEAVTAPYETAPSYSTSDPDSTSIVVGTLFHINGGESLQSVTTGKTDDQLLRNTSLSNTIYGKKITDDQLLRNTSLSNTIYGKKIPDHPLPCQSDKSSEVVSSPTWLFNTAALANVPLDSRESSDEDAATLSPTTVVPEVTTIFVAPNEASETTTVASDGYKYIFKSRPTPNRFYETKTTTAEPSSNSTSTAQQTSRRPLVVIGKPVEMRKPINGRVYSRPSPVPPRKSQTLAQIKILPTRLRSSTSTLHLPNRRFFIGRSLMANEKANQESKEDEGGKPK from the exons ATGTGCAAGTGTATAAAAGCAAGCAGTCATGCGTTGGAAATGCAACAGTTGA GTAAGACAACCACAGGTTACAATCATCATGTCGTACGACGACTCACCGTTTCCGATGGATTTATTCTTCTGTTAGATCGTCATTTTATCCATCGCCGTTTGTACTTTTTGCTGGCTGGCCAAGCGTCATCCGAGGGCGGTAATATTTACAATTCCAATCCAGTTCAGTACTCGCATTCACAACCAATCAACTACCATTAT ACGCAACCTCAGCCGCATTATGGTTCGCAGCAAAGCTACAACAATCCCGCTGGATATCATCCGGCCCAACAGCAGCACGGAGCTAATCAATATTCTGAGCAATATTTGGTAACGGCCATTAAAACTGATCCTGCCCCACCAGTGGTGCATTACCAACCTCCAGCATACAAACCCGAGTCACCGTTTAATGGCCAATCGTACATCATTGAACCTTCTTACGTCCTTAAACCCTTCCGGCCAGAAACTACCTACCACGCCCAAAACTACCGTCCTCACAATCCCGCTCCCGCTGTTTACCAACCCACTTATCATGCTCCTGCGTATCCAGCCTATCAAGCTCCAGCATATCCAGCGCCTGTTTATCCAGCTCCGGCTTACCAACAACAAGCGTATCCAGCTCCGGCATACCAAAATCCAGCGCAGTCTTCAGTTTACTTGGTATATTCTACCCCATTATTGGCCGGGTATTCCACGCAGACGGCCAGTTCAGGAATTGTTACTAGCATAGTGCCATCCGCAACTCAAGCGTACACAGCTTCTATTGCTCCTGAAACTATTTCATCCAGCCCGATTGAACCGAACGCGGTCGTTGAATCCAAAGCATCGGAACCATCCGTTCAATGGTCAGACAAACAATCAGACGCCAATGCACTAGGTCAAAAGTCTGCAGCAAATCAAGGCATTGGTAAAGAATCtgcagaaaacgaagaatctGGATCGACTACCCAAGAAAGTATTCCGAAATCTTACAATAACAAAGAGGATCAAAATAGTTTGGAAAGTCCGAATCCGCCTTTCTATCCAATACCAGCTAACCACACTTCCAAAGCGGTTTGGAAGATTCCCAAAACAGGTAACAGTTATGGCACGACACAAGACAGCAGCGCGGAATCCATACAAGATGCTGGTGACAAAAGCGATGGAATTAATCAATTCAATCAAAAGAGTACGACGTATTCGAACGGAGCAGAAATCGAAGAAAGTAGCAGGTCCAGTCTGGCTTATAACGTCAACAAAGATGGGgcagaaaataaagaaagtaGTGAGATTACTACTGTGGACCGGGTCACTGAAATTTCAGTACAAGGAAAGCTAACCAAATACGAAGGCCAGACTCAACAAAATTCGGTCATATCTAGTAGAGAGACATCCGATGATAATATCGAAACGGGTGTGGTCGAACTGGTTAGCCAAGTGTCACTTCAGTATGAGAAACCGAAATCTGGATCATCTGTTTATTACGAGCAAGGACCCAGCATTGCTGTACAGGATGTCAATCAAACCAATGGAGAAAGCAAAGAGCTCGTTCGTGACCAACCTATTACCGAGACCGGTGCAcaagagaaagaacaaaatggAGAAAACAATTCGGAAGAAGCTGAAAGGGAAGCAACACCAGTAACCAATACGAATTACGGAGATTCTCAGCCTTCAAAGAGCTTGTACTACGTCGGTACAAATGAAGAGAAGTCGGACGTTGCCAAGGAAACGGTGGAACAAAAAGAGGTATCACAATATGGCCAATCCAGCATCAATCCACAAAAGTTGGTTAAAACGGAAGAAGACGAAGCTGATGAAAGCAATGAAACTACAGAAATATCTGTTTCTAAAACGAATTATTTCGCAAATCAGCTGAATCCACAAGAACCAGCTGTGAAAACGGAGGGGAATAATTCAGCACCGGCAGCAGCACTCGTCGATGAAGATAATAGCGATGAAGGGCCTAGTATAGTAACATCTGCAGTCACGATTCAACCAGCAGTACCTGCTTATCAAATTCCTTACTACCCGCCGAGGCCTGCGGTGCCGAAAATATTTAGACCCAAGGAAGAATCAGAAGAAGTCGAATTACCCATTGCCGGATTTGGCGAGAAGATCAAAGCTTTCACGAAATTCGCAATCGCTGTTCAGAAAAGTAACCTGCAAACTCAACCAAATCCTGTAACAGGTAAATACGACAGTAGTTCTACGCCATCGGTATCGAATACCATCAAAGAGGTCTCTCAAAAACAGCCTGAAAGTACAAAAGAAACAAGTGCTGAAAATTATGAAACAAATGCAACTGATAAAGCAATCAACGCTCAGCCAGCCATTGAATATCCAACAGAGGGCCCCACATTTCACGCCAGTCTGTTCTACAAAAAGCCTGTCCCCCAGGAAAATGATTCTTCTGGAAGTGACCTCACTCAGCCATCAACTAACATCGTCTTGCCCCaagaagaaattcaaacaGAGCTACCCTACATTACCGAACCACTATTCTATGCACAAGCAACAGAGAAGCTTCTGGCATCTCAACTTGCAAGCACCGCCAATGTTCAAGTAGCTGAACAAGATGTTGAGAATGTGGACCTCGTTAAGGAAGACTACGTGCCCGTTAAAAGTACAGAACCGAATTACAGCGTACGTATTGTGGCTGAAAAGATTTCACGTGATCAACCTGTTCAAGTCGTTAATGCTCTTAACGTTTATTCACCTCCAACGGTTGACACTGTTCCAGTGACTGAAATTTCAAGTGTCACAGAGCCAGTATCGATCATCCAAATGCCTGTCTTGGCTCAGGATCCCATGGAGAAAACTAGCTTTTATGCGACTCAAAGAATTTACACTGCATCCGTAGATATCCCTGGTAATGATTACGTAACTACCCCGAAGCCGACAAGTTCCGTTCAAGACCAGAATCCTTACGTTACGAGCACTTACGCTTACATCGAGGAAGCTGGTCTTTCAGCAGAgtatcaaaaagaaattgcaGCTGCCCAAAACGAAGCCGAACCTTTCGCCAGCAACGATGATCGTATTCCAAACGAAGCCCAGAGTCAAACTGAAGTTCCAGATGTTTCACAGGAAGAAATTTCTTTACCTGTTGTATCTCCCGTGCCCAATACACCTTCCGGAGACGCTCTTACAAAAGCCCAATCCGCAGAAGATGTTTCATCTGAGGTCACCAGCCTTCCAGTGACAGAGCTTGCGTATCTAGAAGTAACCTATGAAGCTGAAACAGTTACTACTAAAGCTAAACCTTCAGAAGAAGTCTCTTCTGAGCTAGCTTATGCCCCAGTTACCCAATCGACATACTACCAAGAGGAAATCCAAACGGTTTCGTACGATGCTGAATCGACTCCCAAAACTCAATCAGCAGAAGACGTTTCATCTGAAGTGACTGACGCTCCTGTTACCGAACCTGCCTACCAGGAGAAACCTGAACTTCCTTGGTACGAAGCTCCAGTAGTCACCACTGTTAAGGCTCAATCCGCAGAAGATGTATCAGCAGAAGTCATCAATCCAGTAACCGATTCGAACGATCAAGACGAAGCTACAGATTTACCCGACATTGCGTGGACCAGGTACAAAACTCCAGCGGTTAACCAAAATGACGTTGAAGCCGTGACAGCTCCTTATGAAACCGCACCGTCCTACAGTACCTCAGATCCTGATTCAACATCAATCGTAGTCGGAACATTATTCCATATCAACGGCGGGGAATCTTTACAGTCTGTGACTACCGGTAAAACAGATGACCAGCTGTTAAGGAATACTTCTCTTAGCAATACCATCTACGGTAAAAAGATAACAGATGACCAGCTGTTAAGGAATACTTCTCTTAGCAATACCATCTACGGTAAAAAGATTCCCGATCATCCTCTGCCATGTCAATCGGACAAGAGCTCCGAAGTAGTTTCTTCACCGACATGGCTTTTTAATACGGCCGCTTTGGCTAATGTGCCACTGGACAGCCGTGAGTCGAGCGATGAAGATGCAGCCACTTTAAGTCCGACGACTGTTGTTCCAGAAGTGACGACAATCTTCGTTGCCCCTAACGAGGCAAGTGAGACGACAACAGTGGCTTCAGATGGatacaagtacatttttaAATCACGCCCTACACCTAATCGTTTTTACGAAACTAAAACCACCACGGCCGAGCCATCGTCTAATTCGACAAGTACTGCCCAGCAGACTTCTAGACGTCCTTTAGTTGTCATCGGTAAACCGGTTGAAATGAGGAAACCAATCAATGGTAGGGTGTATTCTAGGCCTTCACCAGTGCCGCCAAGGAAATCTCAAACATTAGCGCAGATCAAGATTTTACCCACTCGTCTTCGATCGTCGACGTCTACCCTTCACTTGCCCAATCGGCGTTTTTTCATCGGTAGGTCGTTAATGGCGAACGAAAAGGCTAATCAAGAAAGTAAAGAAGACGAGGGAGGAAAACCCAaataa
- the LOC123476984 gene encoding pro-resilin-like — protein sequence MKFFILAALIAIASANSGYPAPSYPAPGYPAPAYKPESYPPQPYSFAWEVNDAPSYNNYAHSESSDGKVTTGSYRVALPDGRTQIVTYKADSYGYVADVKYEGQAKYPEYKPAAAYPAPAYKAPAYPAPAYPAPAYKAPAKY from the exons ATGAAG TTCTTCATTCTCGCCGCCCTTATTGCCATCGCATCTGCCAACTCCGGATACCCGGCTCCATCTTACCCAGCCCCTGGTTACCCTGCTCCAGCGTACAAACCCGAATCTTAC CCACCACAGCCGTACAGCTTTGCTTGGGAAGTGAATGATGCCCCATCATACAACAACTACGCCCATTCCGAGAGCAGCGATGGCAAGGTGACTACCGGATCTTACCGTGTTGCCCTGCCCGATGGCCGCACTCAGATTGTAACCTACAAGGCTGACAGTTACGGATACGTCGCTGACGTCAAATACGAGGGACAGGCCAAATACCCTGAATACAAACCAGCTGCTGCTTATCCTGCCCCAGCTTACAAAGCTCCAGCATATCCTGCTCCGGCTTACCCAGCTCCTGCCTACAAGGCCCCAGCTAAATACTAA
- the LOC116931578 gene encoding DNA-directed RNA polymerase II subunit RPB1 → MDCQLSFECLNSDLQSTKMKLLILVVLVSIVVSEARYDKQTAKPPPSKPYNPLPAHESSSPMPYKFSYEVKGDDYTSFGDTRVGDRQGKVSGYYHVQLADGRHQHVTYKDEGKGFIADVKYEGEAKYSESKPVEYKKLADDFGTSYKSADYGLQNVEPSYKELSYENSVKENQLNEWENEKSRKSSDEKSSEQFFTEPVYNFPTALFYQEISSTTSSYKEYEYTPSSEKAVDTTQVPHTTKTYDVPPPSSTSFWKPISVTSNYKPVYTTADYKTTSIFTTPASIAPSTTPDYHKPVNYTEANKKTTANKAYKKPVTTPVYKTSVATTPAYKTPSPSKTPKAPKAPKKPKASYPVTTPAYKKPIYFDPVYKTPVVTTSGPKHYPTTTYAYKTHPYTPKAYKAASYQILPQKPFTVYKPYAKKVPVITRVAPYTAPVYKTPIYIAPGYNNVPPNKVVTYKHGK, encoded by the exons ATGGACTGTCAGTTGTCTTTCGAGTGTCTTAACAGTGACTTGCAATCCACTAAGATGAAG TTGCTTATTCTCGTGGTTTTGGTTTCCATCGTCGTTTCTGAAGCTCGATACGACAAACAAACAGCAAAACCACCTCCCAGCAAGCCTTACAATCCTCTTCCAGCACACGAATCCAGT AGCCCAATGCCTTACAAGTTCAGTTACGAAGTCAAGGGCGATGATTACACTAGTTTTGGCGATACGAGAGTTGGAGATAGACAGGGTAAAGTGTCAGGTTATTACCACGTTCAACTTGCTGATGGACGTCATCAACACGTCACTTATAAAGATGAAGGAAAAGGATTTATCGCTGATGTCAAGTATGAAGGAGAGGCCAAATACAGTGAGTCTAAACCAGTCGAGTACAAGAAACTAGCAGACGACTTCGGGACATCCTACAAGTCAGCTGATTATGGACTGCAGAACGTTGAACCGTCTTACAAGGAGCTATCCTATGAGAATTCAGTCAAAGAAAATCAACTAAACGAATGGGAGaatgaaaaatcacgaaaatcatcTGATGAGAAATCAAGCGAACAATTTTTCACAGAACCAGTTTACAATTTTCCGACGGCACTGTTTTATCAAGAGATATCTAGCACCACATCGTCCTACAAGGAATATGAATACACCCCGTCTAGTGAGAAGGCTGTCGACACTACCCAAGTTCCACACACAACGAAGACGTACGATGTTCCTCCTCCGTCTAGCACGTCGTTTTGGAAACCAATATCCGTTACTTCAAATTACAAGCCTGTTTACACAACAGCAGACTACAAAACGACGTCGATTTTCACTACCCCAGCCTCTATTGCACCTTCTACTACCCCAGACTATCACAAGCCCGTTAACTACACCGAagccaataaaaaaacgacCGCCAACAAGGCTTATAAAAAGCCTGTCACTACCCCAGTTTACAAGACATCTGTTGCCACTACCCCTGCATACAAAACTCCGTCTCCCAGTAAAACACCAAAGGCACCCAAGGCACCCAAGAAACCCAAAGCTTCTTATCCGGTTACTACCCCAGCTTATAAGAAGCCCATCTATTTCGATCCGGTTTATAAGACTCCTGTTGTTACTACCTCAGGTCCAAAACATTACCCGACTACCACATACGCATACAAGACTCATCCCTACACCCCCAAAGCTTACAAAGCAGCATCTTACCAGATTTTACCTCAAAAACCGTTCACTGTTTACAAACCATATGCGAAAAAGGTTCCCGTCATCACACGAGTTGCTCCTTACACTGCTCCGGTGTACAAAACTCCTATTTACATAGCTCCAGGGTACAATAACGTTCCTCCTAACAAAGTGGTCACTTACAAACATGGAAagtaa
- the LOC116931605 gene encoding pro-resilin, which yields MKFLVLLLALLATVSAMPAKTYVQEVPAYQAPVQVAYVPQPYTFSYIVQDDETYNDYLHTEKTDGKVTTGSYRVELPDGRTQIVTYRADENGYTAVVKYEGVAQYPEYVQKKY from the exons ATGAAG TTCCTCGTTCTCCTTCTTGCTCTGTTGGCTACTGTGTCCGCCATGCCGGCCAAGACTTACGTCCAGGAAGTGCCCGCATACCAGGCTCCTGTCCAAGTCGCATAT GTTCCGCAACCATACACCTTTTCGTACATTGTTCAAGATGATGAAACCTACAACGATTACCTTCACACTGAGAAGACGGATGGAAAGGTAACAACCGGCTCTTATCGCGTGGAACTTCCTGACGGCCGGACTCAGATCGTTACCTACAGAGCTGACGAGAACGGATACACAGCTGTTGTTAAATACGAGGGAGTAGCACAGTACCCAGAATATGTCCaaaaaaaatactaa
- the LOC123476985 gene encoding cuticle protein 19-like, with translation MKFLILAVCVAVASANTAYPSPAYPAPAYPSPAYKPESYPPQPYSFAWGVNDAQSYNNYAHSESSDGKVTTGSYRVALPDGRTQIVNYKADSYGYVADVKYEGQAKYPEYKPAAAYPAPAYKAPAYPAPAYPAPAYKAPAKY, from the exons ATGAAG TTCCTCATCCTGGCCGTCTGCGTTGCTGTTGCCTCAGCCAACACTGCTTACCCGTCTCCGGCTTATCCAGCCCCAGCCTACCCGTCTCCAGCTTACAAACCGGAATCTTAC CCTCCCCAGCCTTACAGCTTTGCTTGGGGAGTGAATGATGCTCAATCCTACAACAACTACGCCCATTCTGAGAGCAGCGATGGCAAAGTGACCACTGGATCATACCGCGTCGCACTGCCCGATGGCCGCACTCAGATCGTTAACTACAAAGCTGACAGTTACGGATACGTCGCTGACGTCAAATACGAGGGACAGGCCAAATACCCTGAATACAAACCAGCTGCTGCTTATCCTGCCCCAGCTTACAAAGCTCCAGCATATCCTGCTCCGGCTTACCCTGCTCCTGCCTACAAAGCCCCAGCTAAATACTGA
- the LOC116931584 gene encoding cuticle protein 8 — translation MKFLIIATLFAAVSANSYDPTSTPAYPTPSAKANEAPSTYQPESYTPKPYNFSWQLNDAESYNNFAHSESSDGKVISGSYRVDLPDGRTQIVTYKDDSNGYVAIVNYEGEAKYPKYKPSASYAVPSYKSPAPVNQVLAGSSYQSSTTPSTTQYNTLATVAHKAPVTVATLPYTTRSKKEYKLLATRSYRAPVDVASKVPVAAAAPTVPVYKSTPVSKAPSQY, via the exons ATGAAG TTCCTCATCATTGCAACATTATTTGCTGCTGTTTCAGCTAATTCTTACGACCCGACTTCAACACCCGCTTACCCAACTCCCTCTGCCAAAGCCAATGAAGCCCCTTCAACTTACCAGCCCGAAAGCTAC acGCCTAAACCGTACAACTTCTCTTGGCAACTGAACGACGCTGAATCCTACAACAATTTTGCCCACTCGGAGAGTAGTGATGGTAAAGTCATCTCCGGATCTTACCGCGTTGACCTTCCTGACGGTCGCACTCAAATAGTTACATACAAAGACGACAGCAATGGATACGTGGCTATCGTCAATTACGAGGGTGAAGCTAAGTACCCTAAATACAAACCCTCAGCATCTTACGCTGTTCCATCCTATAAATCTCCTGCTCCAGTCAACCAAGTACTTGCTGGATCATCCTATCAAAGTTCTACTACCCCATCTACTACCCAGTATAATACTCTAGCCACAGTAGCACACAAAGCTCCTGTCACTGTGGCCACTTTACCTTACACAACTCGATCGAAGAAGGAATACAAGCTACTCGCTACTCGTTCCTATCGTGCTCCGGTTGATGTTGCTTCCAAAGTTCCAGTCGCTGCAGCTGCTCCGACAGTTCCAGTATACAAATCGACTCCTGTTAGCAAAGCTCCTTCTCAGTATTAG
- the LOC116931606 gene encoding pro-resilin, whose translation MKLFVFAILIAVALAAYEPVVTIKDVAEAEPVVVPQPYSFGYNVKDDETFNDFYHAENADGNVVTGTYRVALPDGRTQIVTYKADKDGYTADVKFEGEAKYPEFVEQKVQKNTKEESYI comes from the exons ATGAAG ctttttgtttttgccattTTGATCGCCGTCGCGTTGGCCGCTTACGAACCTGTCGTTACCATTAAGGATGTTGCTGAAGCTGAACCC GTCGTTGTTCCACAGCCATACAGTTTCGGATACAACGTCAAGGATGATGAGACTTTCAACGATTTCTATCACGCCGAGaacgccgacggaaacgtagtCACCGGAACTTATCGCGTTGCCCTTCCCGATGGCCGCACCCAGATCGTCACCTACAAAGCTGATAAGGACGGTTACACCGCTGATGTCAAATTCGAAGGTGAAGCCAAATATCCCGAATTCGTTGAACAGAAAGTCCAAAAGAATACTAAGGAGGAGTCATATATTTAA
- the LOC123476989 gene encoding pro-resilin-like: MNKLLILVAVFAVAAADSYKAAEYAPKYEAPVTYAPQPYSFGYEVQDKESYNDFDHAEKADGKVVTGSYRVALPDGRTQIVTYKADENGYTADVKFEGEAKYAEYKAASYPAPTYTTPAYTTTAEY, from the exons ATGAACAAG TTGCTCATCCTTGTTGCTGTCTTCGCTGTTGCTGCCGCTGATTCGTACAAGGCTGCGGAATACGCTCCTAAATACGAGGCCCCCGTGACATAC GCACCTCAGCCCTACAGCTTTGGTTACGAAGTCCAGGATAAGGAATCCTATAACGATTTCGACCATGCCGAGAAAGCTGACGGCAAGGTAGTTACCGGCTCCTACCGCGTTGCTCTCCCTGACGGCCGCACCCAAATCGTGACCTACAAGGCTGATGAGAACGGGTACACTGCTGATGTCAAATTCGAAGGAGAAGCCAAATACGCCGAATACAAAGCTGCCTCTTACCCCGCCCCTACCTACACTACTCCAGCCTACACCACCACAGCTGAATATTAA
- the LOC123476981 gene encoding adhesive plaque matrix protein-like → MKVLILAALVTIVAAKSTYPAKTYKPSSYSAPAYEAPSYSAPAYEKPETYKAEPYSFSWDVKDEYYNDYAHSETSDGQVVTGSYRIELPDGRGQTVTYRADSNGYVADVKYDGEAKYPPPDYKPAAYSAPEYKASTYRVPAYKSPVYKSRARY, encoded by the exons ATGAAG GTTCTCATCCTCGCCGCACTCGTGACGATCGTCGCAGCCAAGTCAACTTATCCGGCAAAAACTTACAAACCTTCGTCGTATTCGGCACCAGCTTATGAAGCTCCTTCTTATTCGGCGCCCGCTTACGAGAAACCCGAGACCTAC AAAGCCGAACCCTACAGTTTCTCCTGGGATGTTAAAGATGAATATTACAATGATTATGCTCATTCGGAGACCAGCGACGGTCAAGTCGTCACCGGATCTTACCGAATTGAACTGCCTGATGGTCGTGGTCAAACAGTGACATACAGGGCCGACAGCAATGGATACGTCGCTGATGTCAAGTACGACGGAGAAGCCAAATACCCGCCTCCCGATTACAAACCTGCTGCTTATTCGGCTCCCGAATACAAGGCCTCCACCTACAGGGTCCCTGCATACAAGTCCCCTGTTTACAAGAGTCGCGCTCGATATTGA
- the LOC123476983 gene encoding pro-resilin-like: protein MQFLILAAVVAIASANTGYPAPSYPAPGYPAPAYKPESYPPQPYSFAWEVNDAPSYNNYAHSESSDGKVTTGSYRVALPDGRTQIVNYKADSYGYVADVKYEGQAKYPEYKPTASYPAPAYKAPSYPAPAYPAPAYKAPAKY from the exons ATGCAG TTCCTTATCCTCGCCGCCGTCGTTGCCATCGCCTCTGCCAACACCGGATACCCGGCTCCATCTTATCCAGCCCCTGGTTACCCTGCTCCAGCGTACAAACCCGAATCTTAC CCACCACAGCCGTACAGCTTTGCTTGGGAAGTGAATGATGCCCCATCATACAACAACTACGCCCATTCCGAGAGCAGCGATGGCAAGGTGACTACCGGATCTTACCGTGTTGCCCTGCCCGATGGCCGCACTCAGATCGTTAACTACAAGGCTGACAGTTACGGATACGTCGCTGACGTCAAATACGAGGGACAGGCCAAATACCCTGAATACAAACCAACTGCCTCTTATCCTGCCCCAGCTTACAAAGCTCCATCTTATCCTGCTCCAGCTTACCCAGCTCCTGCCTACAAGGCACCCGCTAAATACTAG